The Papaver somniferum cultivar HN1 chromosome 6, ASM357369v1, whole genome shotgun sequence genome segment TTATGGATAGCTATTCATGATTAAAATATAAGCTCTACAAATAGCCGAATCTCTTTTTTTGAGCATACTTAGGACCACCAATACGAATTCTACTGGCCATTTTTCTGAGATtagcaaaaaagaaaacaaagtgaaataaagaagaaaaggaattaGATGAAGGAGTTCAATTGGTGTGATTTTCCAAGTGAAAATGGTTAAATTTACAGATGAAGTACTTAAAAGTTGCTGTGGAAACTAGTCTTTATCTTCCCAGTGACAGGTCGATTACCTCAACTTGAGCTGATCATCACATCCTAGCCTTTGCCGATTGGCTAAGGTCCAACCACACGTCTCAAGCTGAACCGATCCGATCCACTTGATACGGGATGGGCAAATGTTCACATTTGCCACTTGGCCTGCTTCGCTGTGGATGGGAATGGACAAATTTACTTACTTGCCCACCCCACTGGACTTGCTCTCAGTAAAGTTTCTGTTCTAAACCTAATTGTCCGAAGCCAAATCTATCTATTCATTAGTAAAGTCCTAACAtaggggaaaaaagatttggcaGTTTTTTCTCTTGGTCTTGTGAGTTGCAAAGTCTTGATTAAAGAAATCACAGTGTAGGAATATTCTCGAGTCCCATTTCTCTTTCCCGTTGGTGGATTTTTAATAATTCATATCAACCATCCATCCCCTATGGCTATGTGCGTCCCAACTTCCAAACGCATGGCTTTCTGTTTTCGTATACTTAACTTTTCTTTAAGATTTGAactgaaatcatcaaaatatgctATCAAATTAGGAAGTGTCTGGATATTCACACATTCGCTATATGGATAAATCATAATTTAGAGGTTTTTAACCCTTGAAAGTCTGTTAATTGACCTTTGACAAACTATTGCCGATCTGTTAATCATCCCTAATGACCCTAATAACCCTTGAATGTTCGTTGGTCATGCTAGCTTTCATCTAATTTCTCATTTATCCTGCATAAGTAGCCTGCTGCATGTAAGGGAGCAAAGCAAAAAATGCAATCTCTAATAATTTTTTTGAACTACGTACATTTCATACTTATGCTAGCAATTCCCATTCTACTATTTTGATCGGAAACAATTATCATTCTCTCGCAAAAAATTTGTCGGATagagtagactagaaattctaCATAGTTGAAAACAACATGGCATTAGGTGACGACGGAGATGCTGTTACTTCCAAGATGAAGCAAAAGAGTAAGAGATTACCAGATTTCTTACAGAGCGTGAATTTGAAATATGTCAAGCTGGGTTATCATTACTTGATTTCCCATCTCTTCAGTCTATTTCTTATACCTATTTTCATACTTCTCACTGCTGAAGCTATGCAAATCAACCCTACGGATGTGTATGAGCTTTGGCATCATTACCTCAGGTACAATATCGTCAGCGTAGTAACTTCCGGGGTTTTCATTGTTATGGGTTTGACCATTTACATAATGTCTCGGCCTCGCCCCGTCTACCTTGTCGATTATGCCTGTTATCGCCCACCATCTCGCTTTCAAGTTTCAACCCATCAGTTCCTTGAGCGTTCTCAAAATCATTACGGTGAACTCGATGAATCTTTAATGGAGTTTCAACGTAAGATTGTAAAGCTGTCTGGACTTGGTGACGAGACTTATTTTCCTGAAGGATTTCACAACAGCACATCTTCACCACCTACATATACAATAGCCTTGGCGAGGGAAGAGACAGAGCAAGTGATGTTTGGTGCATTGGACATTCTATTTTCTACTACATCTGTGAAGCCCAAAGACATCGGAATTCTTGTTGTGAATTGTAGTTTATTTAATCCGACTCCATCGCTCTCCGCCATGATCGTCAACAAATACAAACTTAGAAGTAACATCAAGAGCTTCAATTTAGGTGGGATGGGTTGCAGCGCTGGAGTAATTTCAGTCGATCTTGCAAAAGACTTACTTCAGGTTCATCGAAACACCTATGCGATTGTCGTGAGCACAGAGAATATTACCCATGGCGCCTATCCTGGAAGCAAGAAATCCATGATGTTATCTAATTGTCTATTCCGTGTAGGTGGTGCTGCGATGCTTCTTTCCAACAAATCTAAAGACAAACGAATAGCAAAGTACAAGCTGGTTCATGTGGTGAGAACCCACCGCGGGTCGGATGATAAGGCTTTTAAATGTGTTTATCAGGATCAGGATGAAGCTGGTATAATAGGCGTTTCATTGTCCAGAGATGTCATGGCAACTGCAGGAGATGCCCTTAAGATCAATATCACTACTTTGGGTCCCTTAGTCCTTCCGATAAGCGAACAACTTTTCTTTTTAACTACTCTAGTTATCAAGAAGTTGTTCAACCCTAAAGTGAATCCTTGTATACCAGATTTCAAACTTGCATTTGAGCATTTCTGTATACATGCTGGAGGAAGAGGAGTGATCGATGAAATGGAAAAGAACTTGGATTTATCACCAATTCATGTGGAGGCTTCTCGTTCGACGCTTCATCGGTTTGGGAACACATCATCAAGTTCAATTTGGTATGAGTTGGCCTATATTGAAGCCAAAGGAAGGATGCGCAAGAATGACCGTGTCTGGCAGATTGCATTAGGGAGTGGTTTTAAGTGTAACAGTGCAGTATGGGTTGCTCTAAAGAATGTGAAACCCTCTACTAATAAGTGTAGTCCATGGAGAGATTGTATTGACAAGTACCCTGTTCAAACATTTCAGTAAATTACTTCGTAAGTGTTGAGATGTAGTGCATGAAACTTGTGGAATGGTGCCCCAGTCGTATTCCCCCGTCTTTAGGAATTTATTGTATTTTGAGTCCTGTCAGATAAGTACTATCAGTTAGGTAACTTGTGGGTGCTTAGTGTGTTTACTGGTTAAGTGAAGCTAAAGTAGGCGTTTGTTATTTTCTAGTCTATTCAAATTGATATTCAGTTGCATTTTATGTACTCAGATTTATTTGATCAAATAATTGTTATTTTCCAGGAGTTTGTCAAATAATTTTTGAGTTTATAACTATTTTCCTTGTTCTTCAAAGTAATTTCAGAGTGAAAAAGGGTATGCGTGATAATTAATGAATATATAAGTTCTTATGAGTTGATTTTACTGCAGGAACTTTGCTATAAAAATAGTCTAATAGTGTTCCAATGTCTAGTATTGCGGATACTGTAGGATCTCCTATTTTCTCCGTCTCCGATCGAAATCATGTTATCAGGATGACGGTTAGCTCAGTAGTGGGGCTGGTCTAGGTGGCCAAGGAGTGTACAATACGCACGTGACATTCTCTTTTAGGTGTACAAAAATATCAACAAATTACAGACATATGTCGTCATATTAAAGTTAAGAATTAATTACTGCTCTCTCTCCTCTCtccaaaattcttttttttcttcttctttccaagTATGCAGTAATCCTCTTAAGATAAGCTTGGGATCTTATCAGGATTATGAGTTAGGGAATATAATGGGATCAAATAACTTAGATGTTTTTGATAGATCTTTTAATTTTtgagttctttttttttatttatctttgatttttttctttgtttggaGAGTATTGGTTGTGATCCTTttctctttatctttttttttctttggatctGTTGATTATGGTATTTTTGTCTCTTTTTGCCGTGGATTCTCTTTTATTCTTCTCTTTGGTTGGATTCTATTGTCTCTCCTcaaacttcttttcttctttctagaTCTATATTTCTTATGTCTCTTCTCTCTTTATCTCTTTAGGTGTTCTCTTTTCGTCTTGATCTATCTTTCTGCATTTTGTTGTGGTTTGATCTTCCACTCTCTTCTTCTTAGGTCTTTGTCTCTTTTTCTTTGAATTTTTGATGTCCGATTATTTTTTCCTCTCTTAGTCGTAACCTGAAatcaatctaaaaaaaaaaaaaactatatgaaACAATCTCCCTGATCTAATGGAAAATTTTTAATATCTTTGCTAAAGTCTTCAAATGAAAAACCCTCCTTTCTCCTCTTCTCTGATGTTTTCTAATAGTTTAAAATGAATTTCAAAATGGTGACTATCATGATTATTCTCCCTATTTCCGGATCTACATTTAGTTTATCTCCCTTTCTTCTGGCTCTTCCATTTCTCTAAAAAATTTCCTTTAACCTTTCAATTATTGTTGCctttcctggatcttcctgattctGGACCGGAAAAAGATATATTTGAGGGTCTCTAATAGTTGTTTCTCCTCTCTATTTAAAAAATCTCTAATTAAAGTTGGCCTTATATTCTTCTTAAATGGTCATGTTTAAATTTTACTGTGAACACGGATGGGGAttgttttatcttggattttttttctttgggatTGTCTTCTTTAATAGAGCTTGAATAAAATAGATATGTCATATCTTTTTAGGAATTGATCCAAAAAGTTTAAGTTGTTGGCTTTGGTGATCTGTATTTGCATTTCTGTTCTTCTCCTTATTTCTTGATTCAATCGTAAGTTTACTCTTAGTTTCTTTACGTTGGTGATTTTTCTATGTAGATCCTTTTCTTGTCCCACACCACCATCAAACCCACCATCATGTACTACTCTTCTACAAAAACCACCAATGTCTCATTCTAATCTCTTATTATTACATATGAAAGTTGAATCAACAAGATAATGGTAATACATCATCATCGATGAAACAAAAATTTGTATTAGTTAAATGTCAATTTGATTTTCATGTTTGAACCATATATTTTGACAAAATTATTCGACGTTAAAAGTTAAAACCAATATTTATtggtgaaaataaaaagaaaaatgattattcAGTTTGATTCGAGGGTTCACGAGTTTGGTTTCATCGTTGTAACTAAAGTTGTGGCGGTGGAATGACAATTTCATGTTGAAACTAGGTTTGGTTTCAACATATTTTgacaaacaatatattgttggtgaaaacaacaaatttttgttaagatcaaatttgttttcaatttttgtttgccTATCTTCCGTCATTGAAACTCACTACACGAAATCAGTGAATTTGTAACGTTGAAAAAACGTTAGTATCTATATATTGTAacgtaaaaaaaaaagttataaatGTGTCGTTATTATTAGTGTTACAATAATTTTTCAACGGTTTATTTCGTTACAGTAAAATTTTATTAACTAACGGTTTCATCCGTTGGAATAAATACACCAACGGTTATCTAGTCAGCACCAGATTTATCTAATGTCATTTTGTTGTAACGGATAGTTGTTATTGTGTATGTCATAATGGTTAGACTGTAACAGTTCGGTGTAACAGATACTGTAACGGAGATTTTGTGTGTAATGGTTGACTTATTGCCACCTTTCCTTTTCTTGTAACAGCTACAAAAACGATTTTAATCGTTTTTTTAGTTGATTGTAACAGATAGTATTTAACGGTCATTGTAACGATTTATACCGTGACAGATCAGTGTAACGTCTACCGTACGACACGTGTCAATTAGCTGTAACGTGTAATGTAACGGCTCCAAACGTTGATGATTGACTGTAACATTTTGCATATAACAGCTTGATGTAACGATTCGATTCGTAACAGCCGACTGTAACGTTTGCCGTCTGCCACATGTCTAAATCTGTAACATATATACTAACGGCTTTAGACGTTGAAAAATCATTGTAACAGTAATGAATTTGCCAGGTGTGCGAATTACTAACATATATTATAACGTTGATTCGACGTTggtaaaaaaaatagttttcaaaaaaaaaaaaaacgttttttttactattataaaTAAGCTCCCATAATTGGACCCTGCAACGCATTGCAATCCATTTCTGAAGCTGCATATACAATTAGTTTATGAAGCTGCATTGCAATTCATTTCTGAACCTGCAATACTGAATCTGAAACCCATAATTCAATCTCATTTCGCAGTACATACATTCTCATTCTAGGAGCACAAGGAATTCATTCATTCAATTATTCTAGAATTCAATCTCATTCAACAATACATACATTCTCATTCTAGCAGCATAAGGAATTAATTCATTCAATTATTCTGGAATACATACTCCTCAATCATTCACATATGTAAAGTATATATGAGTATCATCTTTACATTGGAAGAACTGCTTAAGACTAAAAAATATATGGTTCCCTATATGGTTATAATCAAATGAGAAGGGTTATGCTTTTCAGCAGTTTCTAAATATAAGCAAGTGTTGTTCTGCATTATATATACCTTGGCTGAAAAAAGTAGTTATCCGCCAAAAGAAGTTGTCCATTGAGATCATAGTAGCCTTAACCAGCTCTTGCCATCAATTATAGTATCCTGACAAAAAAATAAACGAAACAGAAACCAAAGTTAGAAACAGATCTCATATGAGAGAAAGATTCATTCAGTAATTTGGGCATTTCGTTTTACATGATTCTGCAAACAATAAAATTAGTGACAATCAAATTGGAAACAATGTTCGAAGGAGAGACAAAGAATCATTCAGCTACATGTGCATTGTCATTCTGGATTTTATACATTTTCATTGTTGAATACCATTCAATCATAATAATTTGAACATTGACAACCTAAGtatcaaaagtttatatttatttgaCAGAATTGTAACTTCCAATTCACATACACGGTTCATATGAAAAATTCTGAAAAGTTGTAGTAAGAGTTTACTCACCATAATAATTAAAGACGAGAATGTGTTACTTCTCAGTTTTCCTACTTCCACAGCTTCGCAGGACCAACACTGTCTCATATCTTCCAACTTGTCTACATGTCCAGGTATTCTTGCACATCAACAGTTCTAATTATATTTCTCTATCAATGTCCTGCAACGCAAATACAAGGGAAGGGATAAACTTAATTCAAGAATCTTGATCTTGGTTACAAGTGAATCCCTCGCTTGTACAGCTTTGCAAGGCCAACATGGTCTCACTTGTTCATCATTTGTCCAGCTTCAGGTGTTTGCATCAATGAATCCTCAAAAAGCAAAGAGAATGGTAGTATGAATCAACCAAAATTTTCATTTAGAGGAGACCATAATAATGATAAGTAATGCACATAACTTTAGTGTGGTAAGAGTTTATTCACCAACTGGAATTAAGTAGGTTGCTTGTCAGGCTTGCTGCATCATCAATCTCCACAAGGTAAGCATTATTTGTGCCAAGAGAAACAGTGCATATCCTACAGGACCTGTTCAAGAAGTcgaaataaaataatttgaagcaACTTCATTTATTCCATATCTTGAATAGCCTTGCAGGAACAGACAACAGTCTCTTATCTTGTTCTTCATTTCAGATGGTACCGCGACACTAACACATCTCCAACTTCAAGTCTTCCGGTCAATGAGTCCTCAGAAGACAAAAAAATAATGTTAGTAAGTGAGTATTTCAGTCAGGATAAAATAATGACAAGGAAAACTAATTATCATAAGAGTTTAGTCACCAGTGGAATTAGAGATGAGAACGTATTAGTTGTTAGGTTAGCTGCATCGATCTCGTTTATTTACAGCAAACCTAATGACTAATACGTATACACTCTGAAAAATCTATGGTGGTAAGTTGAACCTGTTGGCAGGAGTCATGTAAAACATATATTTGAAGAGATCATAATAGGCAAGTAAACAAACCTGAGATAGCAAAGGAAACATGCACCTTCGCATCAACAGTGTCTCATATAACGACTATGAAAGCACATCTCTAGGTTCCTCACTGGTCCTGCAAGGCTACGTAAGTGGTGGAAAAAATACATTACAAGATATGCACTTGTTACCTATGAATTTTTTCCACAGTTATATAACTTCAGGTCGCATCAAAGAATTCTGGCACAACAAAGGGAATGGTattaagaatcaatcaattttcatcaAGGGAAAGAGACCTTAATAATAATAAGTAATGCAAGAAACTCCAATGTGTAAAGAGTTTACTCACCAACTGGTATTAAAGAGGTTACTTGTCAGGTTTGCGGCATCAATCTCAATAAGGTGAGCCTGAGTTGTTCCAAAATAAACAACACACTTACACAAAGTTCACGGGAAATTAAGATacacggtaatatattttctctacGTGAACTCTCTGTGGTGAGTTGTTTGTTCTGGCATAAAAATGAATATCTTGTTCTTTCGTTGTTGTATACTTATCCTAAAAGACCTATTCAAGAAGTCGAAATAAAATCATTTGAAGCAACTTCATTTATTCCTGCTCTTGAATAGCCTTGCAGGAACATACAACAGTCTCTTATCTTGTTATTCACTTCAGATGGTACCACGACACTAAAACATATCCAACTTCAAGTATTCCGGTCAGTGAGTCctcagaaaacaaaaagagaatggTAGTAAGTGAGTATTTCAGTCAGGATAAAATAATGACAAGGAAAATTAGTTATAATAAGAGTTTAGTCACCAATGGAATTAGAGAGGAGAACGTGTTAGTTGTCAGGTTAGCTGCATCGATCTCCTTCATTTACAGCAAACCTAACAACTAATACGTATCCACTCTGAAAAATCTATGGTGGTAAGTTGCACCTGTTGGCAGGAGTCATGTAAAACATAGACTTGAAGAGATCATAATAGGTAAGTAAACAAACCTGAGATAGAAAAGGAAATCGGCACCTTCGCATCAATAGTGTCTCATATAACGGGTATGCAAGCACATCTCTTTGTTCCTTACTGGTCCTGCAAGGCTACGTAAGTGGTGGAAAAAATACATTACAAGATATGCACTTGTTACCTATGAATTTTTGCCACACTTACACAGCTTCAGGTCGCATCAAACAATCCTGGAAAAACACAGGGAAGGGTATTAAcaatcaatcaattttcatcaAGGGAAAAAGACCTTATTAATAATAGGTAATGCAAGAAACTCTAATGTGTAAAGAGTTACTCACCAACTGTAATTAAAGAGGTTACTTGTCAGGTTTGCTGCATCGATCTTAATAAGGTGAGTCTGAGTTGTGCCAAAATAAACAACACACTTAAACAGAGTTCACGGAAAATTAAGATACACGGTAATATGTTTTCTCTACGTGAACTCTCTGTGGTGAGTTATTTGTTCTGGCATAAAAATGAATATCTTGTTCTTTCGTTGTTGTATACCTATCCTACCAGACATGTTTAAGAGCTTgaaataaaatcacatgaagGAATTCATTTATTCAAGATCTTGAATAGCCTTGCAAGAACAACTAACCGTCTCATATCTTGTTCTTCACTTCAGGTGGCATTGCGACACTAACACATATCCAACTACGAAAATGTTATTAAGTTAGTGTATCAACCAAGAGAAACTAATGATAACAAGAGAAACTATTTACTATACGAGTTTACCCACCAATGAAATTAGAGATGAGTCAGTTGGCAGGTTTGGTGCATTGATTCCCTTCATTTACAGCAAACCTAACATTAATACATCTCCACTCCGTAAACTGTATGGTGGTAAGTTGCATCTTTTGTCAGGAATCAAGTAAAAAACATACTTGAAAAGATCATAATAGGTAAAAAACAAATCTTAAGGAAACCTGTAGAAGCCACATGTTCACTCTCCAAATGGAATTAATGAGGTTACTTGTCTAGTTTGTTGCATCCATCTCTATAAGGGGATCATGATTTGTTCCAAAAGAAACAACCCAAATGCACAGAGTCTTCAAAACACTTGACAAGTAATATATATGTTTTGTCTCCGAAAATTCTGTGCTTGGTGTTGTATCTTTAGGCATAAAAATGAATTTAATGTGCTTTTGTGGTTGAATGCTAATCCTGCAATTCATGTTCAACAACTTGAAATCAAATCATTTATAGAAACTTCATTAATGAATAGATCATAATAGGTGACAAAACAAACCTGCGATTAAAAGGAAACCTGCAGCAGCATTGTGTTCATGGGAATGGCTAGAATCTTAGACGAAAGATACAACTCATATCAATGTAGTTGTATATTAATCACGCAAGGCTCTCTAAGGGAAGGAATAAATTCATTTTGACAAAGTGGATTTTGTCTAATAATGAATTTATTCAAACACGTAAAGAGATTTTCAAGAACAATACTGTCCATATAGGAAACGTAACAATAAACCGCATACAGAACAAGAGGGAAATAGATTACAACCAAACAACCATAAATCTAGAGCAGCAATCTGATGAAAGAGATTACAGTTGAGTTGAATAAACCTTATTTGGGTTGTCATCTATAAAAAGATATTACAGCATCCAAGAGAAAAAAGAATGTAAAGAAGTAAACATCAGcttataaacaacaacaacaacatcaacaacaaaaatttattgaaagacaaaaatatattaaatGTAAAGcagaaatctattgaaagacattAGTCATGGATGCTAAGCAGTAAACACTATAGATTTTAAGCAAtaaacaataacaacaacaacaacaaaaatcgaaAATCGAAAATATCTTGCTAAAATCTATTGATATTACAACCAggagaaccctaattttaaaggGAAAAGTACAAATTTAAAACATACCATTGAAtctattaaaaaaattgaaaccctaaaggaGAAAAATAAACAATTTTGATAAATCTATTCGTAGCtaaaaggaacaaagaaaacaccttgatattgaaTGAGATACAGTGAAAGATGCGAGTAAAGAGGTACCATAGTTATTCGTCTCCCTCTTTAGAGTTGAATGAAGATGGGAAACAGGTCAGATTTCTTCATCTTACCCTTTTAATAAAACAGAAGGAGAGTTGAAATTATTGAGTCAGAGGAGGGAAAtgaaatttgagagggaaatcAGATAGGGTTTCAAATTTGTGAGGGAATGGATATCAAAAAGAATTATTAGATTGGGAAAGCAAGAGGGAAAAGAAATTTGAGAGCCAAAAGTTTCAGAAAAGAGAGAAGAGTACAATAATTGAGGAGATATTTGCTTTTTCTCTCAGAATATCTAGGTCCAAGGCGTCCCGTTCGAGATAAAGTTGGTcaaatttttggtcaagttggtcaaATTTGTGGTCAAGATGGTCAAATTTATGGTCAAACACATAATCGGAAAAAAACGAGGcatactcaggttgcaagattaccatatacagaccctatgttctgtttagggcgaggttcgaggtatccaatatatcagattggatgaaactgcaacctatcacttaactctgattgcaatattaccatatacagacccgatgttctggtccgggggaggatcgaggtgtcaaatatatcagtttggatgaaaccgtaacctatcacttaactctggttgcaagattaccatatacagacccgatgttctggtccgggcgaggtcgagctgtcaaatatatcagattggatgaaactgcaacctatcacttaactagggttgcaatattaccatatacagacccgatgttctggtccgagcgaggttcaaggtttcaaatatatcatattgaacgaaactgaaacctatcacttaactctggttgcaagattaccatatacatacccgatgttctagtccgggagaggttcgaggtgtcaaatatatcgaaatggatgaaactgcaacctatcacttaactcaagttgcaagattaccatataaaagcccgatgttctggtccgggcgaggttcgaggtgtcagatatatcagattggatgaaactacaacctatcacttaactcaggttgcaagattaccatatacagacccgatgttctggtccaagcgaggttcgaggtatccaatatatcatattggatgaaactgcaacctataaatTAActatggttgcaagattaccatatacaaacccgatgttctggtccgtgcaaggtttgaggtgtcaaatatatcagattggatgaaactgcaaccaatcacttaactcaggttgcaaaattactatgtacagacccgatgttctggtccgagcgaggttcgaggtagcaaatatattatattggatgaaactgcaacctacacttaactctggttgcaagattaccatatacagacccgatgttctgttccgggcgaggttcgaggtgtcaaatatatcagattggatgaaactacaacctatcacttaactcaggttgcaagattaccatatactgacccgattttctggtccgggtgaggttctaagtgtcaaatatatcagattggatgaaactgcaacctatcacataactctggttgcaagattaccatatacagacccgatgttctcgtccgagcgaggttcgagatgtcaaatataccatattggatgaaactgcaacctatcacttaactcaggttgcaagattaccatatacagacccgatgttctggtccgatcgaggttcgaggtgtcaaatatattagattggatgatactgcaacctatcacttaactcaggttgcaagattaccatatggagacccgatgttctggtctgggcgaggttttaggtgaaaatatatcagattggatgaaactgcaacctatcacttaacttaggttggaatattaccatatacagacccgatgttctggtctatgcgagattcgaggtgtcaaatatatcatattagatgaaactgcaatccaTCATTTAActttggttgcaagattaccatatacagacccgatgttctggtcctggcgaggttttaggtgtcaaatatatcagattggatgaaactgcaacctatcacttagctcaagttttaagattaccatatactgacccgatgttctgttccggacgaggttcgaggagtcaaatatatcagattagatgaaactg includes the following:
- the LOC113286872 gene encoding 3-ketoacyl-CoA synthase 4-like, with translation MALGDDGDAVTSKMKQKSKRLPDFLQSVNLKYVKLGYHYLISHLFSLFLIPIFILLTAEAMQINPTDVYELWHHYLRYNIVSVVTSGVFIVMGLTIYIMSRPRPVYLVDYACYRPPSRFQVSTHQFLERSQNHYGELDESLMEFQRKIVKLSGLGDETYFPEGFHNSTSSPPTYTIALAREETEQVMFGALDILFSTTSVKPKDIGILVVNCSLFNPTPSLSAMIVNKYKLRSNIKSFNLGGMGCSAGVISVDLAKDLLQVHRNTYAIVVSTENITHGAYPGSKKSMMLSNCLFRVGGAAMLLSNKSKDKRIAKYKLVHVVRTHRGSDDKAFKCVYQDQDEAGIIGVSLSRDVMATAGDALKINITTLGPLVLPISEQLFFLTTLVIKKLFNPKVNPCIPDFKLAFEHFCIHAGGRGVIDEMEKNLDLSPIHVEASRSTLHRFGNTSSSSIWYELAYIEAKGRMRKNDRVWQIALGSGFKCNSAVWVALKNVKPSTNKCSPWRDCIDKYPVQTFQ